The following are encoded in a window of Synechococcales cyanobacterium CNB genomic DNA:
- the carA gene encoding glutamine-hydrolyzing carbamoyl-phosphate synthase small subunit has product MPNQRPRTARLALADGSIVRGRAFGAAGRGVLSVAEVVFNTAMTGYQESLTDPSYSGQILVQTFPLIGNTGVNEQDVESGRVQVAGFVVRELARRHSNFRATDDLSSWLARHGVLGMTDADTRALTRRIRTRGAMPGAMTDREDLGDAALVEAARTAPSMAGQNLVPRVGCTSSARWAETLGDWAPEGGARSPKPYRVLALDCGAKRNILRHLAQRGCEVTVVPHDVSPEDVRRLRAEGKADGLFVSNGPGDPAAVERTIATLRDLVGPDERDPIPTFGICLGHQLLALALGARTYKLPFGHRGANQPVHDRLTDRVEITSQNHGFAVDAESLRAIGAEATHWHLNDGTVAGFRLSDRPVFAVQYHPEASPGPHDAAGLFDAFVAMMGSHRPPEPASAGIGSA; this is encoded by the coding sequence ATGCCGAACCAACGCCCGCGTACCGCCCGACTCGCTCTTGCCGACGGCTCGATCGTTCGTGGGCGAGCGTTCGGGGCCGCCGGTCGGGGCGTGCTGTCGGTCGCGGAGGTCGTGTTCAACACGGCGATGACGGGATACCAGGAGTCGCTGACGGACCCCTCGTACAGCGGGCAGATCCTGGTGCAGACATTTCCGCTGATCGGCAACACGGGCGTGAACGAGCAGGACGTGGAGTCTGGGCGAGTGCAGGTGGCGGGGTTCGTGGTGCGCGAACTTGCCCGGCGGCACTCGAACTTCAGGGCCACGGACGACCTCTCGTCGTGGCTCGCGCGGCATGGCGTGCTGGGGATGACGGACGCGGACACGCGGGCGCTGACGCGGCGGATTCGGACGCGCGGCGCGATGCCCGGCGCGATGACCGACCGCGAGGACCTGGGCGATGCCGCACTCGTGGAGGCCGCACGGACCGCGCCGTCGATGGCGGGGCAGAACCTTGTGCCGAGGGTCGGTTGCACGTCGTCGGCGAGGTGGGCGGAGACGCTGGGTGACTGGGCGCCGGAGGGCGGTGCACGCTCACCGAAGCCGTACCGGGTGCTCGCGCTGGACTGCGGGGCGAAGCGGAACATCCTGCGGCACCTGGCGCAGCGAGGGTGCGAGGTGACGGTGGTGCCGCACGATGTTTCGCCGGAGGACGTTCGGCGGCTGCGCGCAGAGGGGAAGGCCGACGGGCTGTTCGTGTCGAACGGTCCGGGCGATCCGGCGGCGGTGGAGCGGACGATCGCGACGCTGCGCGACCTGGTGGGTCCGGACGAGCGCGATCCGATTCCGACGTTCGGCATCTGCCTCGGGCACCAGTTGCTGGCGCTCGCGCTGGGGGCGAGGACGTACAAGCTGCCGTTCGGGCACCGGGGAGCGAATCAGCCCGTGCATGACCGGCTGACGGACCGGGTGGAGATCACGAGCCAGAACCACGGCTTCGCGGTGGATGCCGAATCGTTGCGGGCGATCGGGGCGGAGGCGACGCACTGGCACCTGAACGACGGCACTGTGGCTGGTTTTCGGCTGTCGGATCGTCCGGTATTCGCGGTCCAGTACCACCCGGAGGCTTCCCCCGGCCCGCATGATGCGGCGGGGCTGTTTGATGCGTTCGTGGCCATGATGGGTTCCCATCGCCCGCCGGAGCCTGCTTCTGCGGGCATTGGCTCGGCTTGA
- the rsmH gene encoding 16S rRNA (cytosine(1402)-N(4))-methyltransferase RsmH has translation MGGHVPVMVAEVMGLLGLRPGEVYADCTAGLGGHAVEAARRVGLRGTVVLNDLDAGNLERAAGAVRKVCGGDGGGVPRVVRFQGNFAELPRRMEAEGLAADAVLADLGFASVQVEDASRGFSFMREGPLDMRYDASVGSSAAELVNGLPEDELASILREYGEEREAGRIARKLVAERAVEPISTTQRLAGIVRSVCGRSGGGIDPATRTFQALRIAVNDELGSLHGLLRAVERAAQSVAAGSASWLAPGGRVAVISFHSLEDRPVKRAFASLVDRGLACSLTRGHVGPGDAEVEANPRARSAKVRAIAIGGAAGDDRRR, from the coding sequence ATGGGCGGGCACGTGCCGGTGATGGTGGCGGAGGTGATGGGGCTGCTCGGGCTTCGGCCGGGGGAGGTCTACGCGGACTGCACGGCCGGGCTTGGGGGGCACGCGGTGGAGGCAGCGCGTCGGGTGGGGCTGCGAGGGACGGTGGTGCTCAACGATCTCGACGCGGGAAACCTTGAGCGTGCGGCGGGGGCGGTGCGGAAGGTGTGCGGGGGGGACGGGGGCGGGGTACCGCGGGTGGTGCGGTTCCAGGGCAACTTCGCCGAGTTGCCCCGGCGGATGGAAGCGGAAGGGCTGGCGGCGGACGCGGTCCTCGCGGACTTGGGGTTCGCGTCGGTTCAGGTGGAGGACGCGTCGCGGGGCTTTTCGTTCATGCGAGAGGGGCCGCTGGACATGCGGTACGACGCATCGGTGGGGTCGTCGGCGGCGGAGCTGGTGAACGGGCTTCCGGAGGACGAGCTGGCGTCGATCCTGCGGGAATACGGGGAGGAGCGCGAGGCCGGGCGCATCGCTCGAAAACTTGTCGCGGAGCGCGCGGTCGAGCCGATCTCCACGACGCAGCGTCTGGCCGGGATCGTGCGGTCGGTGTGCGGCCGGAGCGGTGGCGGGATCGACCCCGCGACACGGACTTTCCAGGCGCTGCGGATCGCAGTGAATGACGAGCTGGGTTCGCTTCATGGATTGCTGCGCGCGGTCGAGCGTGCGGCACAGTCGGTCGCGGCGGGGTCGGCGTCATGGCTTGCGCCGGGAGGTCGTGTGGCGGTGATCTCGTTCCACTCGCTCGAGGATCGGCCGGTGAAGCGGGCGTTTGCGAGCCTGGTGGATCGCGGGCTGGCGTGCTCGCTGACGCGCGGGCACGTGGGGCCTGGCGATGCGGAGGTCGAGGCGAACCCGCGGGCGCGATCGGCGAAAGTCCGGGCGATTGCGATCGGGGGCGCGGCGGGGGATGACAGGCGCAGGTAG
- the sppA gene encoding signal peptide peptidase SppA has protein sequence MPGAYGSRTRRMRGGARRSRREELGLLRWVPRCHGLQSQDYLSRGLQSPLRLAPVPLPNLPLRVLRIPLRYLRVLPRHRPPRLYTPPMHSLLALLACLLALVGCSPLSFTVSLDGSGGRLNEHTTLADPGNPATKVALIDLTGLIADRPRFSILGRGENPVDEFLLRLDRAAVDPAVRAVVVRINSPGGSVTASDVLHAELRRFADETGKPVVASLGEVAASGGYYVALAADEIVTHPTAITGSIGVIIPTVNVSQGLAKIGIHSRSVTSGPNKDLANPLEPPREQHYAILQGMVDEFYGRFRSLVVERRPGLDASRLDTMTDGRIFSGTDAVAAGLADAEGDVRDAFDTAKRLAGVDRARLIKYGYARKGTPATAYSLADAPPLHPARTDDRSGVSIVQLNLGAGLAAEVEPGRPYYLWLPDFP, from the coding sequence ATGCCGGGAGCCTACGGAAGCAGAACGCGAAGGATGCGGGGAGGAGCACGGAGGTCGCGGAGAGAAGAACTGGGTCTGCTTCGATGGGTTCCACGATGTCATGGACTCCAGAGCCAGGATTATCTGAGCCGGGGACTTCAGTCCCCGCTCCGTCTCGCGCCCGTCCCCCTCCCCAATCTCCCCCTCCGCGTTCTCCGCATTCCTCTCCGCTACCTCCGCGTTCTCCCAAGGCACCGCCCGCCTCGGTTGTACACTCCCCCGATGCATAGCCTCCTCGCCCTGCTCGCCTGCCTGCTCGCCCTCGTCGGCTGCTCGCCGCTCTCCTTCACCGTCTCCCTCGACGGCTCAGGCGGCCGCCTCAACGAGCACACCACCCTCGCCGACCCCGGCAACCCCGCCACCAAGGTTGCCCTCATCGACCTCACCGGCCTCATTGCCGATCGGCCCCGCTTCTCCATCCTCGGCCGCGGCGAAAACCCCGTGGACGAGTTCCTCCTACGCCTCGACCGCGCTGCCGTCGATCCCGCCGTCCGCGCCGTCGTCGTCCGTATCAACTCGCCCGGCGGCTCCGTCACCGCCAGCGACGTCCTCCACGCCGAACTCCGCCGCTTCGCCGACGAGACCGGCAAGCCCGTCGTCGCCTCACTCGGCGAGGTCGCGGCCAGCGGCGGCTACTACGTCGCCCTCGCCGCCGACGAGATCGTCACGCACCCCACCGCCATCACCGGTTCCATCGGCGTCATCATCCCCACCGTCAACGTCAGCCAGGGACTCGCCAAGATCGGCATCCACTCGCGCTCCGTCACCAGCGGCCCCAACAAGGATCTCGCCAACCCTCTCGAACCCCCGCGCGAGCAGCACTACGCCATCCTCCAAGGCATGGTGGATGAGTTCTACGGCCGCTTCCGTTCGCTCGTCGTCGAGCGACGACCGGGCCTCGACGCCTCGCGCCTCGACACCATGACCGACGGCCGCATCTTCAGCGGCACGGACGCCGTCGCCGCCGGACTCGCCGACGCCGAGGGCGACGTCCGCGACGCCTTCGACACCGCGAAGCGCCTCGCCGGTGTCGACCGCGCCCGCCTCATCAAGTACGGCTACGCCCGCAAGGGAACGCCCGCCACCGCCTACTCACTCGCCGACGCCCCCCCCCTTCATCCCGCTCGCACCGACGACCGCTCCGGCGTCTCGATCGTCCAACTCAACCTCGGCGCGGGACTCGCCGCCGAGGTCGAACCGGGCCGACCGTACTACCTCTGGCTCCCCGACTTCCCGTGA
- a CDS encoding type II secretion system protein: MLARTVILMVIAAAFALAGVLKAVTPQHASGVLLYLFPPLSSTPAVADAAVATLAGLEVSVAILVVVGPHHLLGLWMATVMLALFTVVLGILAASSGAPSCGCFGVPKAEPRSEAAAGILRNLGLISFAGWSIIKERASTDRRREASPAIGSVLRQDAGGFTLLEMLAVIVVVSLLIALALPALSRTLENARLARNLETGRQLNTALAMYTADHHERFPFFGTPKKPYDPIRIRDFEIDGPFFLTQRWYWTSVVVPDYFGAHRSAIEPPGRAEYLRDYRGYPEFIISSHYQITSTVFARPAFWRDDDAVGQPLHLLQHVHPTFQAHLRYPSNKGLLVFDLGGPTGVPPSEFTPVGLGDLSARLVAWKRLDPALAVQRPWGAAGMNIESTRNGLSGADF, translated from the coding sequence ATGCTAGCCCGCACAGTCATACTGATGGTTATCGCCGCAGCGTTTGCTCTAGCCGGCGTCTTGAAGGCAGTCACGCCGCAGCACGCCTCCGGCGTGCTGCTCTATCTCTTCCCCCCACTTTCATCCACTCCTGCCGTGGCCGACGCCGCAGTTGCGACACTAGCCGGGCTAGAAGTCAGCGTTGCGATCTTGGTCGTTGTCGGCCCCCATCACCTCCTCGGGCTGTGGATGGCTACCGTGATGCTGGCGCTGTTCACAGTTGTTCTCGGAATCCTTGCTGCGAGCAGCGGCGCTCCGAGTTGTGGGTGTTTCGGCGTACCCAAGGCCGAACCACGCTCCGAGGCTGCGGCAGGCATCTTGCGCAATCTCGGGCTGATCAGTTTCGCAGGCTGGAGCATCATCAAGGAGCGAGCATCGACAGACCGGCGGCGAGAAGCCTCGCCCGCAATCGGGAGCGTTTTACGGCAAGACGCTGGAGGCTTCACTCTCCTCGAGATGCTCGCCGTGATCGTCGTTGTAAGCCTGCTCATTGCCCTGGCGCTTCCGGCCCTTTCTCGCACCCTTGAGAACGCGCGGCTAGCCCGCAATCTCGAGACCGGGCGTCAGCTCAACACGGCTCTAGCGATGTACACCGCTGACCATCACGAGCGTTTCCCGTTCTTTGGAACACCCAAGAAGCCGTACGACCCGATTCGCATCAGGGACTTTGAGATCGACGGTCCCTTCTTTCTTACGCAACGCTGGTACTGGACGAGCGTTGTTGTGCCCGACTATTTCGGCGCTCATAGGAGCGCAATCGAGCCGCCAGGACGAGCGGAGTATCTTCGTGATTACCGCGGTTATCCCGAGTTCATCATCTCATCTCATTATCAGATCACTTCAACGGTGTTCGCCCGTCCCGCATTCTGGCGCGATGATGACGCCGTAGGACAACCTCTCCATCTATTGCAGCACGTACACCCTACGTTCCAGGCTCATCTTCGATATCCCTCGAACAAGGGCCTTCTCGTCTTCGACCTCGGAGGGCCAACGGGCGTGCCTCCGAGTGAGTTCACCCCGGTCGGCCTCGGCGACCTCTCAGCCAGACTTGTCGCGTGGAAACGGCTTGACCCCGCCCTTGCTGTACAGCGCCCGTGGGGTGCGGCAGGAATGAACATCGAATCGACACGCAACGGTCTTTCCGGAGCCGATTTCTGA
- a CDS encoding aminopeptidase, with protein sequence MRDQRLDRLADVLVRYSTRVKRGDVVSVHSEPAALPLVEAVFEAVLRTGGHPVWAARSDALDVVLMEHASEEQLGWVSPFDAHRVETMDVHIGLWADVNTRSMSRFEAGRLAKRQQSRKGYMDRFLTRFAEGKLRWVGTQYPTLASAQDAEMSLPQYERFVFEAGLLHLPDPVAAWTAIHERQRRVCEYLGAKRELRFRVPPGDGHDGTDLRVNVDPSRSKWINCAGHENFPDGEVFTGPQGADGHVNYTFPAVYHGREVEGVRLAFRGGRVVDASARKNEAYLIAMLDQDEGARTLGEIAIGTNYAIKEFSRNTLFDEKIGGTFHAAVGAGYPESGSANKSALHWDMVCDLRTGGTIEADGEVFHRDGTFVIGASRE encoded by the coding sequence ATGCGTGACCAGAGGCTGGATCGGCTCGCGGACGTTCTCGTGCGCTATTCGACGCGGGTGAAGCGGGGGGACGTGGTGAGCGTGCACTCGGAGCCGGCCGCGCTGCCGCTGGTGGAGGCGGTGTTCGAGGCCGTGCTGCGGACGGGAGGGCACCCGGTCTGGGCGGCGCGGAGCGACGCTCTGGACGTTGTGTTGATGGAGCACGCGAGCGAGGAGCAGTTGGGATGGGTCTCCCCGTTCGATGCGCACCGCGTGGAGACGATGGACGTGCATATCGGGCTGTGGGCGGACGTGAACACGCGGTCGATGAGCCGATTCGAAGCGGGGCGGCTGGCGAAGCGGCAGCAGTCGCGCAAGGGGTACATGGACCGGTTCCTGACGCGGTTCGCGGAGGGGAAACTGCGGTGGGTGGGGACGCAGTACCCGACGCTCGCCAGCGCGCAGGATGCGGAGATGAGCCTGCCGCAGTACGAGCGGTTCGTGTTCGAGGCGGGGTTGCTGCACCTGCCTGACCCTGTGGCGGCGTGGACGGCGATCCACGAGCGGCAGCGGCGCGTGTGCGAGTACCTCGGCGCGAAGCGGGAACTGCGGTTCCGCGTGCCGCCGGGCGACGGGCACGACGGGACGGACCTGCGCGTGAACGTGGACCCGTCGCGGTCGAAGTGGATCAACTGCGCCGGGCACGAGAACTTTCCCGACGGCGAGGTGTTCACGGGGCCGCAGGGGGCGGACGGGCACGTGAACTACACGTTCCCGGCGGTGTATCACGGGCGCGAAGTGGAGGGCGTGCGGCTGGCGTTCAGGGGCGGGCGCGTGGTGGATGCCTCGGCGAGGAAGAACGAGGCGTACCTGATCGCGATGCTGGACCAGGACGAGGGGGCGCGCACGCTGGGCGAGATCGCCATCGGGACGAACTACGCCATCAAGGAGTTCTCGCGCAACACGCTCTTCGACGAGAAGATCGGCGGGACGTTCCACGCGGCCGTGGGGGCGGGCTACCCGGAGAGCGGGAGCGCGAACAAGTCCGCGTTGCATTGGGACATGGTGTGCGACCTGCGCACGGGCGGGACGATCGAGGCGGACGGGGAGGTGTTCCACAGGGACGGCACGTTCGTCATCGGGGCCTCGCGGGAGTAA
- a CDS encoding LysM peptidoglycan-binding domain-containing protein, whose translation MTRENKIALIVGFALVLVVGVLISDHLSRARHLELNDPAGDDPGLLALGPGATLPDSEWTPPTHVPAPTPTPVVEVPAVEPFVFEQGTGRTGLGTALAQGPATGDEGRSLLDVVKDYGGQIRNGVIHLPAAVNHSSQEAKPAGTPQSPIAPLQVHFVAKGESLFGIAKRYYGDGNQWRRIAEHNRGKVSADGTVREGVRLEIPGVAATVAPETPRARPQTEPRPREATPHVPEPQRPGPTTYTVRKGDTLGEIAQRTLGSSRRMSDLLAANKGRIDDPDDIRVGMVLTIPAR comes from the coding sequence GTGACCAGAGAAAACAAGATCGCCCTGATCGTCGGGTTCGCCCTCGTGCTGGTGGTGGGGGTGCTCATCAGCGACCATCTGTCGCGTGCGCGGCACTTGGAGTTGAACGACCCGGCGGGTGATGATCCGGGGCTGCTTGCGCTGGGGCCTGGCGCGACGCTGCCGGATTCGGAGTGGACGCCGCCGACGCACGTGCCCGCGCCGACTCCGACGCCGGTGGTGGAAGTGCCGGCGGTCGAGCCGTTCGTGTTCGAGCAGGGGACGGGTCGCACGGGTCTCGGCACCGCGTTGGCGCAGGGTCCGGCGACGGGCGATGAGGGGCGGTCGCTGCTGGACGTGGTGAAGGACTACGGGGGGCAGATTCGTAACGGCGTGATCCACCTGCCAGCGGCGGTGAACCACTCGTCGCAGGAGGCGAAGCCCGCGGGCACGCCGCAGTCGCCCATTGCGCCGCTGCAGGTTCACTTCGTGGCCAAGGGCGAGTCGCTGTTCGGGATTGCGAAGCGGTACTACGGCGACGGGAACCAGTGGAGGCGGATCGCGGAGCACAACCGGGGGAAGGTGTCGGCGGACGGCACGGTGCGTGAGGGCGTTCGGCTTGAGATCCCGGGGGTGGCGGCGACGGTCGCGCCGGAGACGCCGCGGGCGAGGCCGCAGACCGAGCCGCGGCCGCGTGAGGCGACGCCGCACGTGCCCGAGCCTCAGCGTCCTGGGCCGACGACGTACACGGTGCGCAAGGGCGACACGCTGGGCGAGATCGCGCAGCGGACGCTCGGCTCGTCGCGTCGGATGTCGGACCTGCTCGCGGCGAACAAGGGGCGCATCGACGACCCGGACGACATCCGCGTGGGCATGGTGCTGACGATCCCTGCGAGGTGA
- a CDS encoding OmpH family outer membrane protein — protein MICCSTCCPLFGRLALCSHSAPTLPPTSNPGATMSSITRSLTGGAIVAAALLAVGLRPATGTLSPTPAGGAEVRIATVDTLSLLERLMETEAYRLEREQHTSSWNDQLKAMSENIQALEARLIAMTPQDPAAQDVYGQYQSQQQAIQELQQRAYADVDEFSARQLADGYRKLHEACNRVATERGYTHVVSTRLAIDELREVGTNILLQEVMIRPLLRAPAGDDLTDAIADALQLPEAADAVGPNAGEDVPEGR, from the coding sequence ATGATCTGCTGCTCTACTTGTTGCCCCCTCTTTGGCCGTTTGGCCCTGTGCTCCCACTCCGCTCCTACACTCCCCCCAACCTCTAACCCCGGAGCCACCATGTCCAGCATCACGCGTTCCCTGACCGGCGGCGCGATCGTCGCGGCCGCGCTCCTCGCCGTAGGCCTTCGACCCGCAACGGGCACACTCTCCCCGACACCCGCAGGCGGTGCCGAAGTGCGCATCGCCACCGTCGACACGCTCAGCCTTCTCGAACGGCTCATGGAAACCGAGGCCTACCGCCTCGAACGCGAGCAGCACACCTCGTCATGGAACGACCAACTCAAGGCCATGAGCGAGAACATCCAGGCCCTCGAGGCACGCCTCATCGCCATGACCCCGCAGGATCCCGCCGCCCAGGATGTCTACGGCCAGTACCAGTCCCAGCAGCAGGCCATCCAGGAACTCCAGCAGCGCGCCTACGCCGACGTGGACGAGTTCAGCGCGCGCCAACTCGCCGACGGCTACCGCAAACTCCACGAAGCCTGCAACCGCGTCGCCACCGAACGCGGCTACACCCACGTCGTCAGCACGCGCCTCGCCATCGACGAACTCCGCGAAGTCGGCACGAACATCCTGCTCCAGGAAGTCATGATCCGACCGCTCCTCCGTGCACCGGCAGGCGACGACCTGACCGATGCCATCGCCGACGCCCTCCAACTGCCCGAAGCGGCCGACGCGGTGGGGCCGAATGCCGGCGAGGATGTTCCCGAGGGGCGCTGA
- a CDS encoding penicillin-binding protein 2, protein MAVAGRACAGTGRGAMRLGRGRPSREMAGTERADRVAVVVIGFVVLALAVMLCRVAQLQLRPGQDLAMYVSERLATRPVVGYRGELLDRRGRLLSTTRIGYRVFVDPTRFASPPDEAIVALAEATGMPAEEVGRRIVRAMAINRERAAALEAARGPEAERKGRVRGVLSVVFGVGGAGEGETMSEKAPSQAGEEEEQGEAPKPLVRYVPIGGVLSDAQLDEIRRLGLAGVHVERRPVREYAGGEIAASIVGKVGFEHTGLLGAELTMEKELAARDGQARYARDAWGRPLWIERGQWSPAEHGRDRRLSIDVELQRIATEELERGVLDADAAGGRLVLADPATGEILAMVDLIREMPGLAEFPWWPAKTEPGVPTPPRYDPSAGVRYRTIPADPGREVHPALGRNRCVEDIYEPGSTFKAFVWAVVSEAGAAKYDEVIDTEGGQWRTSYGRPIADVTRRASMTWEDVLMNSSNIGMVKVTERVGHRQLRDGLTRFGFGRATGIGLPGEAAGIITSERQWTKYTHTSVAFGHEVAVTPVQMVRAFSVFARTGELAATLPQVRLTAPEPGDPAVALRQRVLSPEVAAHTRMVLRRMAEKVEQNMAKADPSESEWRYPMWGKSGTAEIPLGKAPEGKRRPPGSTGYYDNQYNSSFVAGAPYERPRLVALVVIDDPGPETIRKRQHYGSWVAGPVARRVLERSLIYLGEPRESSGGVGLATAAGAQTKPDLPD, encoded by the coding sequence ATGGCTGTGGCTGGACGGGCCTGCGCTGGCACAGGGAGAGGAGCGATGAGGCTCGGACGAGGCAGGCCAAGCCGCGAGATGGCCGGGACGGAAAGGGCGGATCGCGTTGCGGTGGTGGTGATCGGCTTCGTCGTGCTTGCGCTGGCGGTGATGCTGTGTCGCGTGGCGCAGTTGCAGTTGCGGCCGGGCCAAGACCTGGCGATGTACGTCTCGGAGCGGCTGGCGACGAGGCCGGTCGTGGGATATCGGGGGGAGTTGCTGGATCGGCGCGGACGGCTGCTCTCGACGACGCGGATCGGGTACCGGGTGTTCGTGGATCCGACGCGGTTCGCGTCGCCGCCGGACGAGGCGATCGTCGCGCTGGCGGAGGCGACGGGTATGCCCGCAGAAGAAGTCGGACGGCGGATCGTGCGGGCGATGGCGATCAATCGGGAGCGGGCGGCTGCGCTGGAGGCGGCGCGCGGGCCTGAGGCGGAGCGGAAGGGAAGGGTAAGAGGCGTGCTGTCGGTGGTGTTTGGTGTGGGAGGTGCAGGAGAGGGGGAGACGATGTCTGAAAAGGCGCCGTCCCAAGCAGGAGAAGAGGAGGAGCAGGGGGAGGCACCGAAGCCGTTGGTTCGGTACGTGCCGATCGGGGGCGTGCTGAGCGATGCGCAGCTGGACGAGATTCGGCGTCTGGGGCTGGCGGGCGTGCACGTGGAGCGGCGTCCGGTGCGCGAATACGCGGGCGGCGAGATCGCAGCGTCGATCGTCGGCAAGGTTGGCTTTGAGCACACGGGGCTGCTCGGCGCGGAACTGACGATGGAGAAGGAGCTGGCGGCGCGCGATGGGCAAGCGAGATATGCGCGCGACGCGTGGGGTCGGCCGCTGTGGATCGAGCGTGGGCAGTGGTCGCCCGCGGAGCACGGGCGCGACCGGCGTCTGTCGATCGACGTCGAGTTGCAGCGGATTGCGACGGAGGAACTGGAGCGCGGCGTGCTCGACGCGGACGCGGCGGGCGGGCGGCTCGTGCTCGCTGACCCGGCGACGGGTGAAATCCTGGCGATGGTGGACCTGATCCGGGAGATGCCGGGGCTGGCGGAGTTCCCGTGGTGGCCGGCCAAGACTGAACCGGGCGTGCCGACGCCGCCGCGCTATGACCCGTCGGCGGGCGTGCGATACCGGACGATCCCAGCGGATCCGGGTCGGGAGGTGCATCCTGCATTGGGTCGGAACCGGTGCGTGGAGGACATCTACGAGCCGGGATCGACGTTCAAGGCGTTCGTATGGGCGGTGGTGAGCGAGGCGGGTGCGGCGAAGTACGACGAGGTGATCGACACCGAGGGCGGGCAGTGGCGCACGTCGTACGGGCGACCGATCGCGGACGTGACACGGCGGGCGTCGATGACGTGGGAAGACGTGCTGATGAACTCGTCGAACATCGGCATGGTGAAGGTGACGGAGCGGGTCGGGCACCGGCAGTTGCGCGACGGGCTGACGCGGTTCGGGTTCGGGAGGGCGACGGGGATCGGTCTGCCGGGCGAGGCGGCAGGGATCATCACGTCCGAGCGGCAGTGGACGAAGTACACACACACGTCGGTGGCGTTCGGGCACGAAGTCGCGGTGACGCCGGTGCAGATGGTGCGGGCGTTCAGCGTGTTCGCGCGGACTGGGGAACTGGCGGCGACGCTGCCGCAGGTGAGGCTGACCGCGCCGGAGCCCGGCGATCCGGCGGTTGCGCTTCGGCAGCGTGTGCTCTCGCCGGAGGTCGCGGCGCACACGCGGATGGTTTTGCGTCGGATGGCGGAGAAAGTCGAGCAGAACATGGCGAAGGCCGACCCGAGCGAGAGCGAGTGGCGATACCCGATGTGGGGCAAGTCGGGGACGGCCGAGATTCCGCTGGGCAAGGCGCCGGAGGGGAAGCGTCGTCCGCCTGGTTCGACGGGGTACTACGACAACCAGTACAACTCGAGTTTCGTGGCGGGCGCGCCGTACGAGCGGCCCCGGCTGGTGGCACTCGTGGTGATCGACGACCCGGGGCCGGAGACGATCCGCAAGCGGCAGCACTACGGCTCGTGGGTGGCGGGGCCCGTGGCGCGGCGGGTGCTGGAGCGGTCGCTGATCTACCTGGGTGAACCGCGTGAGAGTTCGGGGGGAGTAGGGCTGGCGACCGCGGCGGGCGCGCAGACGAAGCCAGACCTCCCAGATTGA